In Bacteroidota bacterium, a single genomic region encodes these proteins:
- a CDS encoding DUF4878 domain-containing protein, which translates to MKSKITNLTIAISFLFLVGCSGTRSPEGAVKELLKRIEKKDKSASDLIYFKEFSEHKYERFSEKNEAASQKFANEGGIKEILFKDVIINADNAALKVLIVYKSGREDDERLELRKIDGSWKVVYESLY; encoded by the coding sequence ATGAAATCAAAAATAACAAATCTTACGATTGCGATATCGTTTCTTTTTCTGGTAGGCTGTTCAGGAACAAGGTCACCTGAAGGAGCGGTAAAAGAACTTTTAAAAAGAATTGAAAAAAAAGATAAAAGTGCCTCTGACCTTATCTATTTTAAAGAGTTTTCAGAGCACAAGTATGAGAGATTCTCTGAGAAAAATGAAGCAGCCAGCCAAAAATTTGCGAATGAAGGCGGCATAAAAGAGATACTGTTTAAAGATGTTATTATTAATGCTGACAATGCCGCGTTAAAGGTGCTTATTGTTTATAAGAGCGGGCGGGAGGATGATGAGCGCCTGGAACTAAGGAAGATCGATGGCTCATGGAAGGTGGTATATGAAAGTCTGTATTGA
- a CDS encoding toxin-antitoxin system HicB family antitoxin: MAEKKPVILRIDPKLYNALNEWAKDELRSVNAQIEYILREQVKKRTGKSEK; encoded by the coding sequence ATGGCAGAGAAAAAGCCGGTCATCCTTAGAATCGATCCAAAACTTTACAATGCCCTCAACGAATGGGCAAAGGATGAACTCCGCTCTGTCAATGCTCAAATTGAATACATTTTGAGAGAACAGGTAAAGAAAAGAACCGGGAAATCTGAAAAGTGA
- the katG gene encoding catalase/peroxidase HPI has translation MSDNSQSGGKCPFPHSSGIGGGGTQNKDWWPNRLNLNILRQNSPLTNPMDEGYDYKEALKDLDFEGLKKDLTAIMTDSQDWWPADFGHYGPFFIRLSWHAAGTYRTSDGRGGASGGYQRFAPLNSWPDNTNLDKARRLLWPVKQKYGGKISWADLLVLAGNVALESMGFKTFGFGAGREDAWEPDSSIYWGKETSWLSDEKRYSGKRDLENPLAAVQMGLIYVNPEGPGGNPDPVLAAHDIRDTFARMAMNDEETVALIAGGHSFGKAHGAGDPSLMGPEPEAADIEAQGLGWHNNYGTGKGAHTTTGGPEVTWTTTPAQWSNDFFKHLFEYEYELTKSPAGAQQWVAKNAEPSIPDAHDPSKKHLPTMLTTDLSLRFDPEYEKISRRFYENPDQFADAFARAWFKLIHRDMGPKACYFGPEVPAEDLIWQDPIPAVDHKLVDSADISDLKTKILASGLTVSELVSTAWASASTFRGSDKRGGANGARIRLEPQKNWAVNNPAQLAKVLGVLEEIQKEFNSTQKDGKKISLADLIVLAGCAGVEKAAKDAGHDVAVPFTPGRMDASHEQTDAESFSVLEPYADGFRNYLKAPFAVPSEHLLVDKAQLLTLTAPEMTVLVGGLRALHANYDNSVTGVFTSRPGVLTNDFFVNLLAMDTVWTATDEAKEKFEGRDSKTGKVKWTATRADLVFGSNSELRAVAEVYASSDGNEKFVKDFIAAWNKVMNLDRFDLK, from the coding sequence ATGAGTGATAATTCACAAAGCGGAGGCAAGTGTCCATTTCCCCATTCCTCTGGAATTGGCGGAGGCGGCACACAGAATAAAGACTGGTGGCCCAACCGGTTGAACCTCAACATATTAAGACAGAATTCTCCCCTCACCAATCCGATGGATGAAGGATACGACTATAAAGAAGCCTTAAAGGATCTGGACTTTGAAGGGCTGAAAAAAGACCTTACCGCAATTATGACTGATTCTCAGGACTGGTGGCCAGCTGATTTCGGCCATTACGGACCATTTTTTATTCGTTTGTCATGGCATGCTGCCGGCACCTACAGAACGAGTGACGGAAGAGGCGGAGCTTCCGGTGGCTATCAGAGATTTGCACCCCTGAACAGTTGGCCCGATAACACAAACCTCGACAAGGCACGCAGACTGCTTTGGCCAGTTAAACAAAAATATGGCGGCAAAATCTCGTGGGCTGATCTGCTTGTCCTCGCCGGAAATGTAGCTCTCGAATCGATGGGATTCAAAACCTTCGGATTTGGTGCAGGAAGGGAAGATGCTTGGGAGCCGGACAGCAGTATCTACTGGGGCAAGGAAACCTCATGGCTTTCAGATGAAAAACGCTATTCAGGTAAAAGAGACCTCGAAAATCCTCTCGCCGCAGTTCAGATGGGACTTATCTATGTAAATCCCGAAGGTCCGGGTGGCAATCCCGATCCCGTTCTTGCTGCTCATGACATCAGAGATACATTTGCCCGCATGGCAATGAACGATGAAGAAACTGTTGCCCTGATTGCAGGTGGTCACTCGTTTGGTAAAGCTCACGGTGCAGGCGATCCTTCACTTATGGGACCTGAACCCGAAGCCGCAGATATCGAAGCACAGGGACTTGGCTGGCACAACAACTATGGTACAGGTAAAGGCGCACACACTACAACCGGTGGTCCTGAAGTAACATGGACAACCACTCCGGCACAGTGGAGCAACGATTTCTTCAAACACCTTTTTGAATACGAATATGAGCTCACCAAAAGCCCTGCCGGTGCTCAGCAATGGGTGGCAAAAAATGCAGAGCCTTCAATTCCCGATGCCCACGATCCATCAAAGAAACATCTCCCGACGATGTTGACAACAGATCTGTCGCTCAGATTCGATCCTGAATACGAGAAAATCTCAAGACGCTTCTACGAGAATCCGGATCAGTTTGCTGACGCTTTTGCCCGTGCATGGTTCAAACTCATTCACAGAGATATGGGTCCTAAAGCCTGCTACTTTGGACCGGAAGTACCTGCTGAAGACCTTATCTGGCAGGACCCAATCCCCGCAGTCGATCATAAATTAGTCGATTCCGCTGATATTTCAGACTTGAAGACTAAAATCCTTGCCTCCGGTCTTACGGTTTCCGAGCTCGTCTCCACCGCCTGGGCTTCTGCTTCCACTTTCCGTGGTTCAGATAAAAGAGGCGGTGCCAATGGTGCAAGAATCAGACTGGAGCCTCAGAAAAACTGGGCTGTGAACAATCCTGCACAACTTGCCAAGGTACTTGGTGTCCTCGAAGAGATCCAAAAAGAGTTCAACTCAACACAAAAAGACGGAAAGAAAATTTCACTCGCTGATTTGATCGTTCTCGCCGGATGTGCAGGTGTCGAAAAAGCTGCAAAAGATGCCGGACATGATGTTGCAGTTCCTTTCACACCAGGAAGAATGGATGCATCACATGAGCAGACCGATGCTGAATCCTTCTCGGTTCTCGAACCTTATGCCGACGGTTTCCGTAATTACCTTAAAGCTCCTTTTGCTGTTCCATCAGAGCACCTCCTTGTTGACAAAGCACAGCTCCTCACCCTCACAGCTCCTGAAATGACAGTACTGGTTGGTGGACTGCGTGCACTTCATGCCAATTATGACAATTCTGTAACAGGTGTTTTCACGAGTCGTCCCGGCGTCTTGACCAACGATTTCTTTGTAAATCTGCTGGCAATGGATACCGTCTGGACTGCAACAGATGAAGCAAAGGAAAAATTTGAAGGAAGAGACAGCAAGACAGGTAAAGTTAAATGGACAGCTACACGCGCCGACCTGGTTTTTGGTTCAAATTCCGAGCTAAGAGCAGTCGCAGAAGTATATGCAAGTTCCGATGGCAATGAAAAATTCGTTAAGGATTTCATCGCTGCCTGGAATAAAGTTATGAATCTCGACAGGTTCGATCTGAAATAA
- a CDS encoding cation transporter: protein MKIDTYKIAKMDCPSEEQMIRMKLSGITSIKNLEFDLANRKLTVLHSGESEEIYTRLESLDLDTVLIESAASDKEIFESHGDDEHHQKKLLITVLAINFFFFIFETVAGFLSNSMGLVADGLDMLADAIVYGMALAAVGSHLSRKQRVASISGYLQLILALLGFFEVVRRFIYPEETPEYLRMIVVSSLALLGNGASLIILNRSKNDEAHIRASKIFTSNDVLANIGVIIAGVLVHLTDTRFPDLVIGAVVFYLVLRGAIRILKLR, encoded by the coding sequence ATGAAAATTGACACATATAAGATAGCAAAGATGGATTGTCCCTCGGAGGAGCAGATGATCCGCATGAAACTTTCAGGAATCACAAGCATAAAAAATCTTGAGTTTGATCTCGCAAACAGAAAACTGACGGTCCTGCATTCCGGGGAATCAGAAGAGATTTACACAAGACTTGAATCACTTGATCTCGATACCGTTCTGATAGAGAGTGCAGCATCCGACAAGGAGATCTTTGAATCGCACGGGGATGATGAGCATCACCAGAAAAAACTTTTGATTACGGTTCTTGCCATTAATTTTTTCTTTTTCATCTTTGAAACAGTTGCCGGCTTCCTCTCAAATTCGATGGGGCTTGTTGCCGATGGTCTGGACATGCTTGCCGATGCGATTGTTTACGGAATGGCACTGGCAGCCGTGGGTTCACACCTATCCAGGAAGCAAAGAGTAGCTTCAATCAGCGGATATCTTCAGTTGATCCTTGCACTACTCGGATTTTTTGAGGTGGTGCGGAGGTTTATTTATCCCGAGGAGACACCTGAATATCTTCGAATGATAGTCGTTTCATCTCTCGCACTTCTGGGAAACGGTGCTTCTTTGATTATCCTCAACAGGTCAAAGAACGATGAAGCTCACATCAGGGCGAGTAAAATTTTTACATCAAACGATGTTCTCGCCAATATAGGGGTGATTATCGCGGGCGTCCTCGTCCATTTGACAGACACTCGATTCCCTGATCTTGTAATTGGTGCAGTTGTTTTTTACCTGGTACTCCGGGGGGCGATAAGGATATTGAAATTGAGGTGA
- a CDS encoding Fic family protein has product MRSEVTNYTLQPDLTLEKKLNLTDQLKYEIESKKPIEGDLWKTVEEKLLIEWTYNSNAIEGSTLTLGETMFFLKNGLTVEGKPLKDFIDARNHAEAIEFLYDVVKKKREISTSLIKEFNAFLLSGIKSTPAIDNNGNKTDKKATPGDYKLLPNHVLQSDGRIHKYVEPVHVASEMEYLCNWIKENIDNIHPVIVASVAHYNMVRIHPFDDGNGRGARILMNLILIEKGFPPAIIKNENRRKYIEALSEADKGNLNKFTEFIADACIDTQKSVLENL; this is encoded by the coding sequence ATGAGATCTGAAGTGACCAATTATACATTACAACCGGACTTAACGCTTGAAAAGAAGCTGAACCTTACCGATCAGTTGAAATATGAAATCGAAAGTAAAAAGCCAATTGAGGGCGATCTTTGGAAAACGGTAGAAGAAAAATTATTAATCGAATGGACTTATAATTCCAACGCCATTGAAGGCAGTACTTTAACGCTGGGAGAAACAATGTTTTTCCTAAAAAACGGACTCACAGTTGAGGGTAAACCGTTAAAGGATTTTATCGATGCCAGGAATCATGCTGAGGCTATTGAGTTTCTTTATGATGTCGTAAAGAAAAAGAGAGAAATATCAACTTCACTAATTAAAGAATTTAATGCATTTCTACTTTCCGGAATTAAATCGACCCCCGCGATAGATAACAATGGAAATAAAACGGATAAAAAAGCAACTCCCGGTGACTACAAATTATTACCAAACCATGTCTTACAAAGTGACGGTAGAATTCATAAATATGTTGAGCCCGTGCATGTTGCCTCTGAGATGGAATACCTCTGTAATTGGATAAAGGAAAATATAGATAATATTCACCCGGTAATTGTCGCCTCAGTCGCCCACTATAATATGGTGCGAATTCATCCGTTTGATGACGGGAATGGCAGAGGAGCCAGAATATTGATGAATCTGATATTAATCGAAAAAGGATTTCCACCGGCGATTATCAAAAATGAAAACAGGAGGAAATATATTGAGGCTCTTTCGGAAGCCGATAAAGGCAACCTGAATAAATTTACAGAATTTATAGCTGATGCCTGCATTGATACCCAAAAATCAGTTTTAGAGAATCTGTAG
- a CDS encoding PAS domain S-box protein: MKKITTQSPNIKATGLLFDTNPQTMWIYDLETLQFLAVNDAAIANYGYSREEFLSMTLSDIRPQDDITKLHEDVANTTKSYNNAGIWRHLKKDGTLIYVQIISHEVVFRNRPARHVLVSDVTGLILKEQALIQSESNFRGLFEKNVAVMLIFDPTDGQVVEANESAARFYGYSVAELKQKRMTQINSLGEDCLPLMKKSLLEEQSYFVFVHKLKNGERRVVEVYSSKVIIDGRLCLHSIIHDVTEKKEAQKMLQLLNRAVEQSPTGIFITDTFGRIIYVNSRYCQITGYTSQELSGENPKLFKSGRMERSEYENLWNTILAGNIWRGELLNKRKNGDLYWEYAVIAPVSDDSGEITHFVAVKEDITTRKKMLEQLELSKAAAEEANRLKSAFLQNMSHELRTPLIAILGFAEILNEELEDSELRGMTEKIEYSANRLLETIKSILALSHAESKLLPVNTTVINVCAVAQDQFNIFREKAGVKGLGYNILLPEETIYALLDEEMFSRIIYHLLDNAIKFTMKGEVSLSIHTEMMITENGHELLEVKVRVADTGIGIAEEKIPLIFSAFRQVSEGYNRAFEGSGLGLTLSKMFAEKMGGRIDVRSTQNEGTVFDAVFTVRKQDYSLAEPVNTRKCSGSGLILLVEDEPVVFNIVQKMLGSTMVLELAGDAESALEMMKQRNYELVLLDINLGGGMSGLEAVNLIRRIPGYESTPVIACTVYTKGGDDDEYIRQGFDDILPKPFSRQTLNEKVSRWMNPEKN; encoded by the coding sequence ATGAAGAAAATTACCACACAATCTCCAAACATTAAGGCTACAGGTCTGCTGTTCGATACAAATCCTCAGACGATGTGGATTTATGACCTGGAAACCCTTCAGTTTCTTGCCGTCAATGATGCGGCGATTGCAAACTATGGATACTCCCGTGAAGAGTTTTTAAGTATGACACTCTCTGATATCAGACCCCAGGATGACATAACCAAACTGCATGAGGATGTTGCGAACACAACAAAGAGTTATAATAATGCAGGTATCTGGAGACATCTTAAAAAAGACGGTACCCTCATTTATGTCCAAATCATCTCACACGAAGTTGTATTCAGAAACCGTCCGGCACGACATGTTTTGGTTTCCGATGTAACCGGTCTGATTCTGAAAGAGCAGGCACTGATCCAGTCGGAGAGTAATTTCCGCGGGCTGTTTGAAAAAAATGTTGCAGTAATGTTAATTTTCGATCCAACCGATGGGCAGGTGGTTGAAGCGAATGAATCTGCTGCCAGATTCTACGGATACAGCGTGGCAGAACTCAAACAAAAAAGGATGACTCAGATCAATTCACTCGGGGAAGATTGTTTGCCACTCATGAAGAAATCATTACTGGAGGAACAGTCATATTTTGTTTTTGTGCATAAATTGAAAAACGGGGAACGCAGGGTGGTGGAAGTCTATTCCAGCAAGGTGATAATCGACGGCAGACTCTGTTTGCATTCCATTATACATGATGTCACGGAGAAGAAGGAAGCTCAAAAAATGCTTCAACTCCTCAACAGAGCGGTAGAGCAGAGTCCCACCGGGATATTTATTACAGATACCTTCGGAAGAATTATCTATGTAAATTCCAGATATTGCCAAATTACAGGTTACACTTCACAAGAATTATCAGGGGAAAACCCAAAGCTGTTTAAATCCGGGAGAATGGAAAGGTCGGAATATGAAAATTTATGGAATACGATTCTGGCGGGAAATATCTGGAGAGGAGAACTGCTGAATAAACGGAAGAATGGTGATTTATACTGGGAGTATGCTGTGATCGCTCCCGTATCCGACGATTCCGGTGAAATAACCCACTTTGTTGCTGTGAAGGAGGATATTACAACCCGGAAGAAAATGCTCGAACAACTGGAACTCTCCAAAGCCGCCGCCGAGGAAGCCAACCGGTTGAAATCTGCTTTTCTGCAAAATATGAGTCATGAACTCAGAACCCCTCTTATAGCCATACTCGGTTTCGCCGAAATATTGAATGAAGAACTGGAGGATTCAGAACTTCGCGGGATGACTGAAAAGATTGAATATTCCGCCAACAGACTGTTGGAAACAATCAAGTCGATTCTTGCTCTCTCACATGCGGAGTCAAAACTTCTACCGGTTAATACCACAGTAATAAATGTCTGTGCCGTTGCACAGGATCAGTTCAATATTTTCAGGGAAAAAGCCGGGGTAAAAGGGCTTGGATATAATATCTTACTTCCGGAAGAGACTATTTATGCTCTTCTCGATGAGGAAATGTTCAGCAGGATTATCTACCATTTGCTGGATAATGCAATTAAATTCACGATGAAAGGGGAAGTCAGTCTTTCAATTCATACTGAAATGATGATAACGGAAAACGGGCACGAGTTGCTTGAGGTTAAAGTCCGGGTTGCAGATACGGGGATTGGAATCGCAGAAGAGAAAATTCCATTGATATTTAGTGCATTCAGACAGGTAAGTGAGGGATACAACAGGGCTTTTGAGGGTTCCGGGTTGGGACTCACACTCTCCAAAATGTTTGCCGAAAAAATGGGGGGAAGGATTGATGTCAGGAGCACTCAAAATGAAGGGACGGTTTTCGATGCAGTTTTCACCGTGAGGAAACAGGATTATTCATTGGCAGAACCTGTAAACACAAGGAAGTGTTCCGGATCGGGTCTAATACTTCTTGTCGAAGATGAACCGGTTGTGTTTAATATAGTCCAAAAGATGCTCGGTTCGACCATGGTGCTGGAATTGGCGGGGGACGCAGAATCTGCCTTGGAGATGATGAAGCAAAGGAACTATGAACTTGTTCTTCTGGATATCAATTTGGGCGGCGGGATGTCCGGGCTGGAAGCTGTTAATCTGATCAGAAGAATTCCCGGATATGAAAGTACTCCTGTGATTGCATGTACTGTTTATACTAAAGGTGGAGATGACGATGAGTACATAAGACAGGGTTTTGACGACATACTGCCCAAACCGTTCTCCCGACAGACACTGAACGAAAAAGTTTCGAGATGGATGAATCCGGAAAAAAATTAA
- a CDS encoding alpha/beta hydrolase produces MEEIRIHEKIFINIGNTRQGMFIVGESINNPVLLFLHGGPGMPTFFLEKQYPTGLEQHFTVCYWEQTGGGISFSPEILPEEMSIERIVTDAIEITKYLRQRFGKEKIYLMGHSWGSLIGILTSAKAPDLFEAYIGVAQITNQSESEKLAFKYMLDKYTEAGNKAMISKFGSYNLENGKEEIIRFFKSPLRDKTMHELGIGTMRGMRSVITGVFIPFMTSKHYTITERINLWRAKMFLLNKTKLIEELFNHDLPVEFPKLPIPVYFLSGIHDFTVNYELSREYLKNIDAPVRGFYSFDASAHSPMHEEPMRFIHLLKNDVIERKNSLANPN; encoded by the coding sequence ATGGAAGAAATCAGAATTCACGAGAAAATATTTATAAACATTGGTAATACCCGTCAGGGAATGTTCATTGTTGGTGAAAGTATCAATAATCCTGTACTCCTTTTTCTTCACGGTGGACCCGGGATGCCCACATTTTTTTTAGAGAAGCAATACCCGACGGGGCTGGAGCAGCATTTTACAGTTTGCTATTGGGAACAAACGGGTGGCGGAATTTCCTTTAGCCCTGAAATTTTGCCCGAAGAGATGAGCATAGAGAGGATTGTCACGGACGCGATTGAAATTACAAAGTATCTCAGGCAGAGATTTGGGAAAGAAAAAATTTACCTGATGGGTCACTCATGGGGTTCACTGATCGGAATATTGACTTCAGCAAAAGCTCCCGATCTCTTTGAGGCTTATATCGGTGTTGCTCAGATTACAAACCAGTCGGAATCGGAGAAACTTGCGTTTAAGTACATGCTTGATAAATATACTGAGGCAGGTAACAAGGCAATGATTTCAAAATTTGGAAGTTACAATTTGGAAAATGGGAAAGAAGAAATAATAAGATTCTTCAAATCGCCACTTCGGGACAAAACAATGCACGAACTCGGGATTGGTACAATGCGAGGGATGAGGTCGGTAATAACCGGTGTCTTTATTCCTTTTATGACCTCAAAACATTATACAATAACTGAAAGGATAAATCTCTGGCGGGCAAAAATGTTTCTGCTGAATAAAACAAAACTTATCGAAGAACTGTTTAATCACGATTTACCTGTTGAGTTTCCAAAACTTCCGATTCCGGTTTACTTTCTTTCGGGAATCCATGATTTTACTGTGAATTACGAACTATCCCGTGAGTATCTGAAGAATATCGATGCTCCTGTAAGGGGATTTTATTCTTTCGATGCATCAGCCCACTCTCCAATGCATGAGGAGCCGATGAGGTTTATCCATTTGTTAAAAAACGATGTGATTGAAAGGAAAAATTCATTAGCCAATCCAAACTGA
- a CDS encoding serine/threonine-protein phosphatase, producing the protein MTESYMSLKNYLKRQRRDNLFFKSLPWRSYLTFLFAIFFLFSILGFVSSLMSMGRSSYWMIVINCVISGLTGALYAHSFIRDLKFLVPSIIFQFGLIFYNSTQTPSEATQLNNPAYFQFHALGILFLMVLGYVLFIVFINGEGYKHFKYKTEIDLAKKLHDILVPKVSMTSGGYEIFSFAKPAGEVGGDLSDVYTGSEGEIVITVADVSGHGVSAGLLMGMFKSALRSNLDRSCNLAESYRFINSTLYSMKERKMFITASSLKLSEGGCDFTVAGHLPLLHFKAATGEVVEGMIKQIPFGVKKEFDFKEERIAPEKGDIILLLTDGVTETFSGGKKMFGMEKVKQLLIDNSHLGSEAITTKIISEVEKFGKPVDDLTLVTVKRV; encoded by the coding sequence ATGACTGAGAGTTATATGTCGTTAAAAAACTATTTAAAGAGACAGAGAAGAGACAATCTTTTTTTTAAGAGCCTACCCTGGCGGTCATACCTTACTTTTCTGTTCGCGATTTTCTTTCTTTTCTCAATACTGGGATTTGTCTCCAGTCTGATGTCAATGGGCAGATCATCTTACTGGATGATCGTGATTAACTGCGTTATCTCGGGACTTACCGGAGCTTTATATGCACACAGTTTTATCAGGGATTTAAAATTTCTGGTTCCGTCAATAATATTCCAGTTCGGTTTGATCTTTTATAACAGCACTCAGACGCCATCTGAGGCGACACAGTTGAATAATCCGGCGTATTTTCAGTTTCACGCTTTGGGGATTCTTTTCCTTATGGTTCTGGGGTATGTGTTATTCATTGTATTTATAAACGGTGAAGGGTATAAACACTTCAAATATAAAACAGAAATAGACCTCGCAAAGAAACTGCACGACATACTTGTTCCCAAAGTGTCGATGACCTCCGGCGGTTATGAAATTTTCAGTTTTGCGAAGCCTGCCGGGGAAGTTGGCGGTGACCTGTCTGATGTTTATACCGGTTCCGAAGGTGAAATTGTAATAACCGTTGCAGATGTATCGGGTCATGGGGTGAGCGCAGGACTTTTGATGGGAATGTTCAAAAGTGCCCTGAGGAGCAATTTGGACAGGAGTTGCAATCTTGCAGAGTCGTATCGATTTATAAATTCAACTCTTTATTCGATGAAGGAGAGGAAAATGTTCATCACTGCTTCATCACTTAAACTGTCCGAGGGGGGTTGCGACTTTACTGTTGCCGGGCACCTTCCTTTGCTTCACTTCAAAGCTGCAACGGGAGAAGTTGTGGAAGGGATGATAAAACAGATACCCTTCGGAGTGAAGAAGGAATTCGATTTTAAGGAAGAGAGGATCGCACCTGAAAAAGGCGACATAATACTGTTGCTGACTGATGGAGTTACTGAAACATTTTCCGGAGGGAAAAAGATGTTTGGAATGGAGAAGGTGAAGCAATTGCTGATCGACAACTCACATCTCGGGAGCGAGGCGATTACGACAAAAATAATATCGGAAGTGGAAAAGTTTGGTAAGCCGGTTGACGACCTGACGCTGGTTACGGTGAAAAGGGTATAG
- a CDS encoding SPFH domain-containing protein, translated as MKEKEIRTSNGFIYLFTYISLILLAALVLIYRGNNASNDYRDVFYIVPSILVIIFSLIMMGGLYTIEPNSAVVLLLFGEYKGTDRTEGFHWANPFYTKKKLSLRTNNFDSQKLKVNDKKGNPIEISAVVVWRVNETAEALFAVEDYKTYTIVQSESAIRHIATIYPYDSTEDDPISLRSSLDEISQALGKEIQERIAGAGIVIEEARINHLAYAPEIAHAMLQRQQAEAVIAARTKIVDGAVGMVEMALKRLSEENVIELDEERKAAMVGNLMVVLCSDRAAQPIINSGTLY; from the coding sequence ATAAAAGAAAAGGAAATCCGGACATCTAACGGATTCATTTATCTCTTCACATATATTTCACTGATACTGCTCGCAGCATTGGTATTAATCTACCGGGGTAACAACGCCTCAAATGATTACAGGGATGTATTTTATATAGTTCCTTCAATACTTGTGATAATCTTTTCTCTCATTATGATGGGGGGTCTCTACACAATTGAACCGAACAGCGCGGTTGTTCTCCTCCTTTTTGGTGAGTACAAAGGAACTGATCGCACAGAAGGTTTTCACTGGGCAAATCCCTTTTACACAAAGAAGAAACTTTCTTTGAGGACGAACAACTTTGACAGTCAAAAACTGAAAGTGAACGACAAAAAAGGGAATCCGATAGAAATTTCTGCGGTTGTCGTATGGCGAGTAAATGAAACAGCGGAAGCCCTCTTCGCCGTCGAAGACTACAAAACCTACACAATTGTTCAATCGGAGTCTGCCATCAGGCATATTGCCACAATTTATCCCTACGATTCCACAGAAGATGATCCGATAAGCCTCCGCTCCTCCCTCGATGAAATATCACAGGCACTCGGTAAGGAAATCCAGGAAAGAATTGCAGGTGCGGGTATCGTCATCGAGGAAGCCAGAATCAATCACCTTGCATACGCTCCGGAAATTGCTCATGCGATGCTTCAAAGACAACAGGCAGAAGCTGTTATCGCAGCAAGAACCAAGATTGTCGATGGTGCAGTGGGAATGGTGGAAATGGCATTGAAGAGATTGAGCGAGGAAAATGTAATCGAACTCGATGAAGAAAGAAAAGCTGCCATGGTGGGCAATCTGATGGTTGTGCTCTGCTCCGACAGGGCTGCTCAGCCGATTATCAATTCAGGTACTTTGTATTAA
- the rpsT gene encoding 30S ribosomal protein S20, translating into MANHRSAEKRIRQSARRRDINKASISKMKTLVKKVLTTTTLDEATAFYKEAVAHLDRISVKGRIHKNNASRKKSRLTLHINSLTKA; encoded by the coding sequence ATGGCAAACCACAGATCTGCTGAAAAGAGAATCAGACAAAGCGCAAGAAGACGCGACATCAACAAAGCTTCCATCTCCAAGATGAAAACTTTGGTCAAAAAGGTTCTTACCACCACAACTCTCGACGAAGCTACTGCTTTTTATAAAGAAGCTGTCGCTCATCTTGACAGAATCAGTGTTAAAGGAAGAATCCACAAAAACAACGCTTCCCGCAAAAAATCGAGATTGACTCTCCACATTAACAGCTTAACAAAAGCTTAA